A part of Myxococcus landrumus genomic DNA contains:
- a CDS encoding MlaE family ABC transporter permease codes for MTTQTPSKPAQEPGLFVQTVAGFGKGLIDIVSSIGGVVTLAVDVARWSVRRPYRLHNLFAQLDFVGVGSIFIVGLTGLFTGMVFALQTSEAFQLFDAESLVGPTVALTLTRELASVFSALMVTMRAGSAMCTELGTMRVTEQVDALETMAVNPVQYLLVPRVLAGLFMVPMLTILFSTAGMAGAYFVAVGGLGISPGTFLTRTQQWLEPADIYEGVIKGAIFGVSVALICCYKGFNASGGAKGVGQATTEAMVASALSIFILDFFVGIVMH; via the coding sequence ATGACCACGCAGACCCCCAGCAAGCCGGCCCAGGAGCCAGGGCTTTTCGTCCAGACGGTGGCAGGCTTCGGCAAGGGCCTCATCGACATCGTCTCCAGCATCGGCGGCGTCGTGACGCTGGCCGTGGACGTGGCCCGCTGGAGCGTCCGCCGTCCCTACCGGCTCCACAACCTGTTCGCCCAGCTGGACTTCGTGGGGGTGGGCTCCATCTTCATCGTCGGGTTGACGGGCCTGTTCACCGGCATGGTGTTCGCCCTGCAGACCTCCGAGGCCTTCCAGCTCTTCGACGCGGAGAGCCTGGTGGGTCCCACGGTGGCGCTGACGCTCACCCGGGAGCTGGCGTCGGTATTCTCCGCGCTGATGGTCACCATGCGCGCCGGTTCCGCCATGTGCACGGAGCTGGGCACCATGCGGGTCACCGAACAGGTGGATGCGCTGGAGACCATGGCGGTCAACCCGGTGCAGTACCTGCTGGTGCCTCGGGTGCTCGCGGGGCTGTTCATGGTCCCCATGCTCACCATCCTGTTCAGCACGGCGGGCATGGCGGGGGCGTACTTCGTTGCCGTCGGGGGGCTCGGCATCTCACCGGGAACCTTCCTGACGCGCACGCAGCAGTGGCTTGAGCCCGCGGACATCTATGAGGGTGTCATCAAGGGCGCCATCTTCGGCGTCTCCGTCGCGCTCATCTGTTGCTACAAGGGTTTCAATGCGTCGGGTGGCGCCAAGGGCGTGGGCCAGGCGACGACCGAGGCGATGGTGGCCAGCGCGCTGTCCATCTTCATCCTCGATTTCTTCGTCGGCATCGTGATGCACTGA